A region of the Deltaproteobacteria bacterium genome:
ATGGGTTGAATATATTGCCTATAATATCAGGTTCTATGCCGCCGCCTGTGTCAGATACCTCTACTGTTATCCATGGGGCGAGATAATAGGTTTTTAAGGTAAGTGTGCCGCCTTTTTTCATTGACTGTATAGCATTTGTAAAGAGATTGCTAAAAACCATACTTAATTGTTCTTTATCAACATTAACATCAGATATGCCACTTTTAAGGTCTTTGACAATCTTTATTTTGTTTCTGTTTAATTCATCCTCAAAAAATACAAGGCAGTCATTTAAGATACTGTTTATGTCCTCATCCATTGTTTCAAATGCCTTTTGTGTTGAAAAATGCAGGATTCCATCAAAGACCTTTTCAACCCGTTTTGATTCCTTCACTATCATGTCAACATAACCTTTTAACGGAGAATCCTTTGAAAACTGTTGGGAAAGCCTTTTCGCAAAACCACCTATAGACATAAGAGGATTTTTTATGCTGTGGGCAAGGGTTGCTGCCATTTCACCCAATGCAATAAGTTTTTCTGCATGGATAAGTTTTGTCTGCATAGACATCATCTGTGCATTTGTTGTCATAAGATGTGAGATGCACCTCTGCGTTTTAATCGTCATTGCCAGTTGAAGGGTTATCACCGAAAGCAGTTTTTTTCTTCTGGACGAAAGTATCTTTTTCTTCTTGTTTTTCAGGTAGAGTGTGCCGTAATTGTCTGTATCATCTTTTATAGGGCAGACTACAGCAGTTTCAAATCCCGTTAACCCGCTGTCAGAAAAGCCACGCCAACCTGTTTTTCTTGATGTATTTACCATCTGCGGATTATCTCCTTTTATGGCAAGCCATGGCGCCCCTTCCCCATCATGATATACTTGAACGATGCTGTCTTTATTGCCAGATATTGCAGAGAGGTTAAACACCCTCTTTTCCTCGTCAAATGTATATATCGCACACTGGTCAAAGGAAAAATACCGAGAGATTATTATGGCAACTGAATTAAGTTTTACATCAAGTGACTCAGATGAATCAGTGAGTTCTATTATCTCTTCAAGCAGTTCGTAGCCCATAGTTAAAAGACAGTCATAAGTCAGGAGGAAAGAAAAAATTATTCTTCAACTTCTGACTTTTGACTCCTGACTCCTGACTTTACTTTACACCTTCGCCTCTCTTAAAAATTTTGCAGCCTCTTCCGGTGGGGTAGGATTGATATAAAAACCTGAGCCCCATTCAAAGCCTGCAGTTTTTAATAAGGTTGGCATTATTTCAAAGTGCCAGTGGTAATGATGATTATCACCATTGCGGAGCGGAGATGTATGCAGAATGAAATTATAAGGAGGATTATTAAGCACCTTGTTCACCCTTTTCAGGACTTCTGAAAAAAGCCGTGCTAGATTTTCGTACTGATGTTTCTGTGCATTCTCAAAGTATGACTCATGTTTTTTGGGGAGTACCCATATCTCAAAAGGCGCCTTTGGTGCATAAGGTGTGATTGCTATAAAATCTTTATTTTCTACAACAATCCGTGTCCCCTGC
Encoded here:
- a CDS encoding GAF domain-containing protein produces the protein MGYELLEEIIELTDSSESLDVKLNSVAIIISRYFSFDQCAIYTFDEEKRVFNLSAISGNKDSIVQVYHDGEGAPWLAIKGDNPQMVNTSRKTGWRGFSDSGLTGFETAVVCPIKDDTDNYGTLYLKNKKKKILSSRRKKLLSVITLQLAMTIKTQRCISHLMTTNAQMMSMQTKLIHAEKLIALGEMAATLAHSIKNPLMSIGGFAKRLSQQFSKDSPLKGYVDMIVKESKRVEKVFDGILHFSTQKAFETMDEDINSILNDCLVFFEDELNRNKIKIVKDLKSGISDVNVDKEQLSMVFSNLFTNAIQSMKKGGTLTLKTYYLAPWITVEVSDTGGGIEPDIIGNIFNPFFTTKPEGTGLGLAIAHNVIANHKGRIDVANNIGKGVTFIVKLPASKKGGI